The Streptomyces sp. NBC_01353 genome contains a region encoding:
- the dnaA gene encoding chromosomal replication initiator protein DnaA, whose product MADVPADLAAVWPRVLEQLLGEGQQGIEPKDKQWIERCQPLALVADTALLAVPNEWGKRVLEGRLAPLISETLSRECGRPIRIAITVDDSVGEPTPLAPPVQQQPPRYDERPPAESYDKYDSYGHRPMPDDGLPTARPAYPDYQQQRPDPGAWPRTQDDLSWQQPRLGSFQERDPYTGPRTQQPQQPRYDERPPGYDQSQRPQRAELPDTPRQGGGPGPRPGGPMSGPVGGGSSAQGSTSGAPGEQHARLNPKYLFDTFVIGSSNRFAHAAAVAVAEAPAKAYNPLFIYGESGLGKTHLLHAIGHYARSLYPGTRVRYVSSEEFTNEFINSIRDGKGDTFRKRYRDVDILLVDDIQFLASKESTQEEFFHTFNTLHNANKQIVLSSDRPPKQLMTLEDRLRNRFEWGLTTDVQPPELETRIAILRKKAVQEQLNAPPEVLEFIASRISRNIRELEGALIRVTAFASLNRQPVDLGLTEIVLKDLIPGGEDSAPEITAPAIMAATADYFGLTVEDLCGSSRSRVLVTARQIAMYLCRELTDLSLPKIGAQFGGRDHTTVMHADRKIRALMAERRSIYNQVTELTNRIKNG is encoded by the coding sequence GTGGCTGACGTACCTGCCGATCTTGCCGCAGTGTGGCCACGCGTGCTCGAGCAACTCCTCGGAGAAGGCCAGCAGGGCATCGAGCCCAAGGACAAGCAGTGGATCGAGCGCTGCCAGCCTCTCGCACTGGTTGCCGACACCGCACTGCTCGCCGTCCCCAACGAATGGGGCAAGCGGGTTCTCGAGGGACGCCTGGCTCCGCTGATCAGCGAGACCCTGAGCCGCGAGTGCGGCCGCCCGATCCGGATCGCGATCACCGTCGACGACTCGGTCGGCGAGCCGACCCCCCTCGCCCCTCCGGTCCAGCAGCAGCCGCCGCGCTACGACGAGCGGCCGCCGGCGGAGTCGTACGACAAGTACGACAGCTACGGGCACCGGCCCATGCCCGACGACGGTCTGCCCACCGCGCGCCCCGCCTACCCGGACTACCAGCAGCAGCGCCCCGACCCGGGCGCCTGGCCGCGCACCCAGGACGACCTGTCCTGGCAGCAGCCGCGGCTCGGCTCGTTCCAGGAGCGCGATCCGTACACGGGCCCGCGTACGCAGCAGCCCCAGCAGCCGCGGTACGACGAACGGCCGCCCGGGTACGACCAGTCGCAGCGGCCGCAGCGGGCCGAGCTGCCCGACACTCCGCGTCAGGGCGGCGGCCCGGGTCCCCGCCCTGGCGGCCCGATGTCGGGTCCTGTGGGCGGTGGCTCCTCCGCGCAGGGTTCTACGTCGGGGGCTCCCGGCGAGCAGCACGCGCGACTGAACCCCAAGTACCTTTTCGACACCTTCGTCATCGGTTCCTCGAACCGGTTCGCGCACGCCGCCGCCGTCGCGGTGGCCGAGGCTCCGGCGAAGGCGTACAACCCGCTCTTCATCTACGGGGAGTCGGGCCTCGGCAAGACGCACCTGCTGCATGCGATCGGGCACTACGCGCGGAGCCTCTACCCGGGCACGCGGGTGCGGTACGTGAGCTCGGAGGAGTTCACCAACGAGTTCATCAACTCGATCCGCGACGGCAAGGGCGACACCTTCCGCAAGCGGTACCGCGATGTGGACATCCTGCTGGTCGACGACATCCAGTTCCTCGCGAGCAAGGAGTCGACGCAGGAGGAGTTCTTCCACACCTTCAACACGCTCCACAACGCGAACAAGCAGATCGTGCTCTCCTCGGACCGGCCGCCCAAGCAGCTGATGACCCTGGAGGACCGGCTGCGCAACCGCTTCGAGTGGGGCCTGACCACCGATGTGCAGCCGCCGGAGCTGGAGACGCGGATCGCGATCCTGCGCAAGAAGGCGGTGCAGGAGCAGCTCAACGCGCCGCCGGAGGTACTGGAGTTCATCGCTTCCCGGATCTCGCGGAACATCCGTGAGCTGGAGGGCGCGCTGATCCGCGTCACCGCCTTCGCCAGCCTCAACCGCCAGCCGGTGGACCTGGGGCTGACCGAGATCGTCCTCAAGGACCTGATCCCGGGCGGCGAGGACTCGGCGCCGGAGATCACGGCGCCGGCCATCATGGCGGCCACGGCCGACTACTTCGGGCTCACGGTGGAGGACCTCTGCGGGTCCTCGCGCAGCCGGGTCCTGGTGACGGCCCGCCAGATCGCCATGTACCTGTGCCGGGAACTGACGGATCTGTCGCTGCCGAAGATCGGCGCGCAGTTCGGCGGCCGGGACCATACGACGGTGATGCACGCGGACCGGAAGATCCGCGCGCTGATGGCCGAGCGGCGCTCGATCTACAACCAGGTCACCGAGCTCACCAACCGCATCAAGAACGGCTGA
- the dnaN gene encoding DNA polymerase III subunit beta, whose amino-acid sequence MKIRVERDVLAEAVAWVARSLPARPPAPVLAGLLLKAEDGALSFSSFDYEVSARVSVEAEVEEDGTVLVSGRLLADICRALPNRPVEISTDGVRATVVCGSSRFTLHTLPVEEYPALPEMPTATGTVPGEVFASAAAQVAIAAGRDDTLPVLTGVRIEIEGDTVTLASTDRYRFAVREFLWKPESPDASAVALVPAKTLLDTAKALTSGDTVTLALSGSGKGEGLIGFEGAGRRTTTRLLEGDLPKYRTLFPTEFNSVAVIETAPFVEAVKRVALVAERNTPVRLSFEQGVLILEAGSSDDAQAVERVDAQLEGDDISIAFNPTFLLDGLSAIDSPVAQLSFTTSTKPALLSGKPAVDAEADEAYKYLIMPVRLSG is encoded by the coding sequence GTGAAGATCCGGGTGGAGCGCGACGTACTTGCCGAGGCGGTGGCCTGGGTGGCCCGCAGCCTCCCGGCCCGTCCGCCGGCGCCCGTACTCGCTGGCCTTCTGCTGAAGGCCGAGGACGGCGCGCTGAGCTTCTCGAGCTTCGACTACGAGGTCTCGGCCCGTGTCTCCGTCGAGGCGGAGGTCGAGGAGGACGGCACCGTCCTGGTCTCCGGCCGCCTGCTCGCCGACATCTGCCGCGCCCTGCCCAACCGTCCGGTGGAGATTTCCACAGACGGTGTACGGGCGACCGTGGTCTGCGGCTCCTCCCGCTTCACCCTCCACACCCTGCCTGTGGAGGAGTACCCGGCACTGCCGGAGATGCCCACCGCGACCGGCACCGTGCCCGGTGAGGTCTTCGCCTCCGCCGCCGCCCAGGTCGCCATCGCCGCGGGCCGCGACGACACGCTGCCCGTCCTCACCGGTGTCCGCATCGAGATCGAGGGCGACACGGTCACCCTGGCCTCCACCGACCGCTACCGCTTCGCGGTCCGCGAGTTCCTGTGGAAGCCGGAGTCCCCGGACGCCTCGGCCGTCGCCCTGGTGCCCGCCAAGACGCTCCTGGACACCGCCAAGGCGCTGACCAGCGGTGACACGGTCACCCTGGCGCTCTCCGGCTCCGGCAAGGGCGAGGGCCTGATCGGCTTCGAGGGTGCGGGCCGCCGCACCACCACCCGGCTGCTCGAGGGCGACCTGCCGAAGTACCGGACGCTGTTCCCCACCGAGTTCAACTCGGTCGCGGTGATCGAGACCGCTCCGTTCGTCGAGGCCGTCAAGCGTGTGGCCCTGGTGGCCGAGCGCAACACTCCGGTCCGCCTCAGCTTCGAGCAGGGCGTGCTGATCCTGGAGGCCGGCTCCAGCGACGATGCACAGGCTGTGGAGCGTGTGGACGCGCAGCTGGAGGGCGACGACATCTCGATCGCCTTCAACCCGACCTTCCTGCTGGACGGCCTGAGCGCGATCGACTCCCCGGTCGCCCAGCTCTCGTTCACGACGTCCACCAAGCCCGCGCTGCTGAGCGGCAAGCCGGCGGTCGACGCCGAGGCGGACGAGGCGTACAAGTACCTGATCATGCCGGTTCGCCTGAGCGGCTGA
- the gnd gene encoding decarboxylating 6-phosphogluconate dehydrogenase → MELGLVGLGKMGGNMRERIRRAGHTVIGYDRNPDLADVHSLEELVGKLKGPRVVWVMVPAGAATQSTIDELAELLSPGDIVVDGGNSRWTDDEKHAEELAAKGIGFVDCGVSGGVWGLENGYALMYGGDAEHVARVQPIFDALKPEGEFGSVHAGKVGAGHFAKMVHNGIEYAMMQAYAEGWELLEKVDSVTDVREVFRSWQEGTVIRSWLLDLAVNALDEDEHLDQLRGYAQDSGEGRWTVEAAIDNAVPLPAITASLFARFASRQDDSPQMKMIAALRNQFGGHAVESKK, encoded by the coding sequence ATGGAGCTCGGTCTCGTCGGTCTCGGCAAGATGGGCGGCAACATGCGTGAGCGCATCCGCCGCGCAGGCCACACCGTCATCGGATACGACCGCAACCCGGACCTCGCCGATGTCCACAGCCTGGAAGAGCTTGTGGGCAAGCTCAAGGGTCCGCGCGTCGTGTGGGTCATGGTCCCGGCGGGTGCCGCGACCCAGTCCACCATCGACGAGCTGGCGGAGCTGCTCTCCCCCGGCGACATCGTCGTGGACGGCGGGAACTCCCGCTGGACCGACGACGAGAAGCACGCCGAGGAGCTCGCGGCCAAGGGCATCGGCTTCGTCGACTGCGGCGTCTCCGGCGGTGTCTGGGGTCTGGAGAACGGCTACGCGCTGATGTACGGCGGCGACGCCGAGCACGTGGCGCGGGTCCAGCCGATCTTCGACGCGCTCAAGCCCGAGGGTGAGTTCGGCTCGGTCCACGCCGGCAAGGTCGGCGCGGGCCACTTCGCGAAGATGGTCCACAACGGCATCGAGTACGCCATGATGCAGGCGTACGCCGAGGGCTGGGAGCTCCTGGAGAAGGTCGACTCCGTCACGGACGTGCGCGAGGTCTTCCGCTCCTGGCAGGAGGGCACGGTCATCCGTTCCTGGCTGCTGGACCTGGCGGTCAACGCGCTGGACGAGGACGAGCATCTGGACCAGCTCCGCGGTTACGCACAGGACTCCGGCGAGGGCCGGTGGACGGTGGAGGCCGCGATCGACAACGCGGTGCCGCTGCCGGCGATCACCGCCTCGCTGTTCGCGCGGTTCGCGTCCCGTCAGGACGACTCCCCGCAGATGAAGATGATCGCCGCGCTGCGCAACCAGTTCGGTGGCCACGCGGTCGAGTCCAAGAAGTAA
- the recF gene encoding DNA replication/repair protein RecF encodes MHVTHLSLADFRSYARVEVPLDPGVTAFVGANGQGKTNLVEAVGYLATLGSHRVASDAPLVRMGADRAIIRAAVTQGERSQLVELELNPGRGNRARINRSSQVRPRDVLGIVRTVLFAPEDLALVKGDPGERRRFLDELITARAPRMAGVRSDYERVLKQRNTLLKSAAMARRHGGRGMDLSTLDVWDQHLARAGAELLAQRLDLIAVLQPLADKAYEQLAPGGGPILLEYRPSAPGPGHTREELYEQLISALAEVRKQEIERGVTLVGPHRDELLLKLGDLPAKGYASHGESWSYALALRLASYDLLRAEGNEPVLVLDDVFAELDARRRERLAELVAPGEQVLVTAAVDDDVPAVLAGVRYAVAGGSVERL; translated from the coding sequence ATGCATGTCACGCATCTGTCGTTGGCCGACTTCCGCTCCTACGCCCGGGTCGAGGTCCCGCTCGATCCGGGCGTCACGGCTTTCGTGGGCGCCAACGGCCAGGGCAAGACCAATCTGGTCGAGGCCGTCGGCTATCTCGCCACCCTCGGCAGCCACCGCGTCGCCTCGGACGCCCCGCTCGTACGGATGGGGGCGGACCGGGCGATCATCCGCGCTGCGGTCACCCAGGGCGAGCGCTCCCAGCTGGTCGAGCTGGAGCTCAACCCGGGCCGGGGCAATCGTGCCCGTATCAACAGGTCCTCGCAGGTCAGGCCGCGTGACGTCCTGGGGATCGTACGGACCGTGCTGTTCGCTCCGGAGGATCTGGCCCTGGTCAAGGGTGATCCCGGGGAGCGCCGGCGCTTCCTCGACGAGCTGATCACGGCGCGCGCGCCGCGCATGGCGGGTGTGCGCTCCGACTACGAGCGGGTGCTCAAGCAGCGCAACACCCTGCTGAAGTCCGCCGCGATGGCACGGCGGCACGGCGGCCGTGGCATGGACCTGTCGACGCTGGACGTGTGGGACCAGCATCTGGCGCGGGCGGGCGCCGAGTTGCTGGCGCAGCGGCTGGATCTGATCGCCGTACTGCAGCCGCTGGCAGACAAGGCGTACGAGCAGCTGGCGCCGGGTGGCGGACCGATTCTGCTGGAGTACCGGCCGTCCGCGCCGGGCCCCGGGCACACCCGTGAGGAGCTGTACGAGCAGCTGATCTCCGCGCTCGCGGAGGTGCGCAAGCAGGAGATCGAGCGGGGTGTGACGTTGGTCGGGCCGCACCGGGACGAGCTGCTGCTCAAGCTCGGCGATCTGCCGGCGAAGGGGTACGCGAGTCACGGGGAGTCCTGGTCCTACGCGCTGGCCCTGCGGCTGGCCTCGTACGACCTGCTGCGGGCCGAGGGGAACGAGCCGGTGCTCGTCCTCGACGACGTCTTCGCGGAGCTGGACGCGCGGCGCCGGGAGCGGCTCGCGGAGCTGGTGGCCCCGGGCGAGCAGGTGCTGGTGACGGCCGCGGTGGACGACGACGTGCCGGCGGTGCTGGCGGGGGTCCGGTACGCGGTCGCGGGGGGTTCGGTGGAGAGGCTGTGA
- a CDS encoding DciA family protein translates to MPQAEIPQAPKAAEPSGVDLARVALRAAKEQAKARGAAAQQKKQARRGGGLRSGAHADGRDPVGLGAAINRLITERGWETPAAVGGVMGRWPQIVGEDLANHCVPLKYDEAPEERVLTVQCDSTAWATQLRLLAPRLVARLNEDLGHGTVRVIKVLGPGAPRRGYGPLRAPGSVGPGDTYG, encoded by the coding sequence ATCCCTCAGGCCGAGATTCCGCAGGCCCCCAAGGCGGCGGAGCCGTCGGGCGTGGATCTCGCGCGGGTCGCGCTGCGTGCGGCGAAGGAACAGGCGAAGGCGCGGGGCGCCGCGGCGCAGCAGAAGAAGCAGGCCCGGCGGGGCGGTGGGCTGCGCTCGGGCGCCCACGCCGACGGGCGCGACCCGGTCGGGCTCGGCGCCGCGATCAACCGGCTCATCACCGAGCGCGGCTGGGAGACGCCGGCGGCGGTGGGCGGGGTCATGGGGCGCTGGCCGCAGATCGTGGGCGAGGACCTGGCGAACCACTGCGTACCGCTGAAGTACGACGAGGCGCCGGAGGAGCGGGTGCTGACCGTGCAGTGCGACTCGACGGCGTGGGCGACGCAGCTTCGGCTGTTGGCGCCGAGGCTGGTGGCGCGACTGAACGAGGACCTGGGGCACGGGACGGTGCGGGTGATCAAGGTCTTGGGGCCGGGGGCGCCGCGGCGGGGGTACGGGCCGCTTCGGGCGCCGGGGTCCGTGGGGCCCGGGGACACGTACGGCTAG
- the gyrB gene encoding DNA topoisomerase (ATP-hydrolyzing) subunit B produces MLCQKGRFVADSGNPNENTPSANAASYDASAITVLEGLDAVRKRPGMYIGSTGERGLHHLVQEVVDNSVDEALAGHADTIDVTILADGGVRCVDNGRGIPVDLHPVEKKPAVEVVLTVLHAGGKFGGGGYAVSGGLHGVGVSVVNALSTRLSVDIKRDGHRWTQDYKLGVPTAPLAKHEEVEDSGTTVTFWADPDVFETTEYSFETLARRFQEMAFLNKGLTLTLTDERESAKATMNADDPDAEAAEEQPARTVKYHYEGGIVDFVKYLNSRKGELIHPTVIDVEAEDKERMLSVEIAMQWNSQYTEGVYSFANTIHTHEGGTHEEGFRAALTGLVNRYARDKKLLREKDENLSGEDIREGLTAIISVKLGEPQFEGQTKTKLGNTEAKTFVQKVVHEHLTDWFDRNPNEAADIVRKSIQAATARVAARKARDLTRRKGLLESASLPGKLSDCQSNDPTKCEIFIVEGDSAGGSAKSGRNPMYQAILPIRGKILNVEKARIDKILQNTEVQALISAFGTGVHEDFDIEKLRYHKIILMADADVDGQHINTLLLTFLFRFMRPLVEAGHVYLSRPPLYKIKWGRDDFEYAYSDRERDALVELGKQNGKRIREDSIQRFKGLGEMNAEELRVTTMDQDHRVLGQVTLDDAAQADDLFSVLMGEDVEARRSFIQRNAKDVRFLDI; encoded by the coding sequence GTGCTGTGCCAGAAAGGGCGCTTCGTGGCCGATTCCGGCAACCCCAACGAGAACACTCCGTCCGCCAACGCTGCGTCGTACGACGCCAGCGCTATCACCGTCCTCGAGGGTCTGGACGCGGTCCGCAAGCGGCCCGGCATGTACATCGGCTCGACCGGTGAGCGTGGACTTCACCACCTGGTGCAGGAGGTCGTCGACAACTCCGTCGACGAGGCCCTCGCCGGGCACGCGGACACGATCGACGTCACGATCCTGGCCGACGGCGGCGTACGCTGCGTCGACAACGGCCGTGGCATCCCGGTGGACCTCCACCCCGTCGAGAAGAAGCCGGCCGTCGAGGTCGTGCTCACCGTCCTGCACGCGGGCGGCAAGTTCGGCGGCGGCGGCTACGCCGTCTCCGGTGGTCTGCACGGCGTGGGTGTCTCCGTCGTCAACGCGCTGTCCACCCGGCTCTCCGTCGACATCAAGCGCGACGGCCACCGCTGGACGCAGGACTACAAGCTCGGCGTGCCCACCGCGCCCCTCGCCAAGCACGAGGAGGTCGAGGACTCCGGCACGACCGTGACGTTCTGGGCCGACCCGGACGTCTTCGAGACCACCGAGTACTCCTTCGAGACGCTCGCGCGCCGCTTCCAGGAGATGGCCTTCCTCAACAAGGGCCTCACCCTGACCCTCACGGACGAGCGTGAGTCGGCCAAGGCGACGATGAACGCCGACGACCCCGACGCCGAGGCGGCGGAGGAGCAGCCGGCGCGGACGGTGAAGTACCACTACGAGGGCGGCATCGTCGACTTCGTGAAGTACCTCAACTCGCGCAAGGGTGAGCTGATCCACCCGACCGTGATCGACGTCGAGGCCGAGGACAAGGAGCGGATGCTCTCGGTCGAGATCGCGATGCAGTGGAACTCGCAGTACACGGAGGGTGTGTACTCCTTCGCGAACACGATCCACACGCACGAGGGCGGTACGCACGAGGAGGGCTTCAGGGCCGCGCTGACGGGCCTGGTCAACCGTTACGCCCGCGACAAGAAGCTGCTGCGCGAGAAGGACGAGAACCTCTCGGGCGAGGACATCCGCGAGGGTCTGACGGCGATCATCTCGGTCAAGCTGGGCGAGCCCCAGTTCGAGGGCCAGACGAAGACCAAGCTGGGCAACACGGAGGCGAAGACCTTCGTGCAGAAGGTCGTCCACGAGCACCTGACGGACTGGTTCGACCGGAACCCGAACGAGGCGGCGGACATCGTCCGCAAGTCGATCCAGGCGGCCACCGCGCGCGTGGCGGCCCGCAAGGCGCGCGACCTGACCCGTCGTAAGGGCCTGCTGGAGTCGGCGTCCCTGCCGGGCAAGCTGAGCGACTGCCAGTCGAACGACCCGACCAAGTGCGAGATCTTCATCGTCGAGGGTGACTCGGCCGGTGGCTCGGCCAAGTCCGGTCGTAACCCGATGTACCAGGCCATCCTGCCGATCCGCGGCAAGATCCTGAACGTCGAGAAGGCGCGGATCGACAAGATCCTTCAGAACACCGAGGTCCAGGCGCTGATCTCGGCCTTCGGCACCGGAGTCCACGAGGACTTCGACATCGAGAAGCTCCGCTATCACAAGATCATTCTGATGGCGGACGCCGACGTCGACGGCCAGCACATCAACACCCTGCTGTTGACCTTCCTCTTCCGCTTCATGCGTCCGCTGGTCGAGGCCGGTCACGTCTACCTCTCCCGCCCGCCGCTCTACAAGATCAAGTGGGGCCGGGACGACTTCGAGTACGCGTACTCGGACCGTGAGCGGGACGCGCTCGTCGAGCTGGGCAAGCAGAACGGCAAGCGGATCAGGGAAGACTCGATCCAGCGCTTCAAGGGTCTGGGCGAGATGAACGCCGAGGAGCTGCGCGTCACCACCATGGACCAGGACCACCGTGTCCTCGGCCAGGTGACCCTGGACGACGCGGCCCAGGCGGACGACCTGTTCTCGGTGCTGATGGGTGAGGACGTCGAGGCCCGGCGTTCGTTCATCCAGCGCAACGCCAAGGACGTTCGCTTCCTCGACATCTGA
- the gyrA gene encoding DNA gyrase subunit A, with amino-acid sequence MADENPPVTTEEEEPVMRIEPVGLETEMQRSYLDYAMSVIVSRALPDVRDGLKPVHRRVLYAMYDGGYRPEKGFYKCARVVGDVMGTYHPHGDSSIYDALVRLAQPWSMRLPLVDSNGNFGSPGNDPAAAMRYTECKMMPLAMEMLRDIDEETVDFQDNYDGRNQEPTVLPARFPNLLVNGSAGIAVGMATNIPPHNLREVAAGAQWALEHPEATHEELLDALIERIKGPDFPTGALVVGRKGIEEAYRTGRGSITMRAVVEVEEIQNRQCLVVTELPYQTNPDNLAQKIADLVKDGKIGGIADVRDETSSRTGQRLVIVLKRDAVAKVVLNNLYKHTDLQTNFGANMLALVDGVPRTLSLDAFIRHWVTHQIEVIVRRTRFRLRKAEERAHILRGLLKALDAIDEVIALIRRSDTVEVAREGLRGLLQIDEIQANAILEMQLRRLAALERQKIVAEHDELQAKINEYNAILASEERQRQIVSEELALLVEKFGDDRRSKLVPFDGDMSIEDLIAEEDIVVTITRGGYVKRTKTEDYRSQKRGGKGVRGTKLKQDDIVDHFFVSTTHHWLLFFTNKGRVYRAKAYELPDAGRDARGQHVANLLAFQPDEQIAEILAIRDYEAAPYLVLATKGGLVKKTALKDYDSPRSGGVIAINLRETEDGSDDELIGAELVSAEDDLLLISKKAQSIRFTATDDALRPMGRATSGVKGMSFRDGDELLSMNVVRPGTFVFTATDGGYAKRTNVDEYRVQGRGGLGIKAAKIVEDRGSLVGALVVEETDEILAITLSGGVIRTRVNEVRETGRDTMGVQLINLGKRDAVVGIARNAEAGSEAEEVEAAADGDGVEAATAVEAAEGTQPSAGEHEE; translated from the coding sequence ATGGCCGACGAGAACCCCCCTGTGACGACCGAAGAAGAAGAGCCGGTGATGCGGATCGAGCCCGTCGGGCTCGAGACCGAGATGCAGCGCTCGTACCTCGACTACGCGATGTCCGTCATCGTGTCGCGTGCGCTGCCCGACGTGCGGGACGGCCTCAAGCCCGTCCACCGCCGCGTGCTGTACGCGATGTACGACGGCGGCTACCGGCCCGAGAAGGGCTTCTACAAGTGCGCCCGCGTCGTCGGCGACGTCATGGGTACGTACCACCCGCACGGCGACTCCTCCATCTACGACGCACTCGTCCGCCTCGCCCAGCCCTGGTCGATGCGGCTGCCGCTGGTGGACTCCAACGGCAACTTCGGTTCCCCGGGCAACGACCCGGCCGCCGCCATGCGGTACACCGAGTGCAAGATGATGCCGCTGGCCATGGAGATGCTCCGGGACATCGACGAGGAGACCGTCGACTTCCAGGACAACTACGACGGCCGTAACCAGGAGCCGACGGTCCTGCCGGCGCGCTTCCCGAACCTGCTGGTCAACGGCTCGGCCGGCATCGCGGTCGGTATGGCGACCAACATCCCGCCGCACAACCTGCGCGAGGTCGCGGCCGGCGCCCAGTGGGCGCTGGAGCACCCGGAGGCCACGCACGAGGAGCTGCTCGACGCGCTCATCGAGCGGATCAAGGGCCCGGACTTCCCGACCGGCGCGCTGGTCGTGGGCCGTAAGGGCATCGAGGAGGCGTACCGCACCGGTCGTGGCTCCATCACGATGCGCGCGGTCGTCGAGGTCGAGGAGATCCAGAACCGCCAGTGCCTGGTGGTCACGGAGCTTCCGTACCAGACCAACCCGGACAACCTCGCGCAGAAGATCGCCGACCTGGTGAAGGACGGCAAGATCGGCGGCATCGCCGACGTCCGCGACGAGACCTCGTCCCGTACCGGCCAGCGGCTCGTCATCGTGCTCAAGCGCGACGCCGTCGCCAAGGTCGTCCTCAACAACCTGTACAAGCACACCGACCTGCAGACGAACTTCGGCGCGAACATGCTGGCGCTCGTCGACGGTGTGCCGCGCACGCTCTCCCTGGACGCGTTCATCCGCCACTGGGTGACGCACCAGATCGAGGTCATCGTGCGCCGGACCCGCTTCCGGCTGCGCAAGGCCGAGGAGCGCGCACACATCCTGCGCGGTCTGCTCAAGGCGCTTGACGCGATCGACGAGGTCATCGCGCTCATCCGGCGCAGCGACACGGTCGAGGTCGCGCGCGAGGGCCTGAGGGGTCTGCTGCAGATCGACGAGATCCAGGCCAACGCCATCCTCGAGATGCAGCTGCGCCGGCTCGCCGCCCTGGAGCGCCAGAAGATCGTCGCCGAGCACGACGAGCTCCAGGCGAAGATCAACGAGTACAACGCGATCCTCGCCTCCGAGGAGCGGCAGCGTCAGATCGTCAGCGAGGAGCTGGCGCTGCTCGTCGAGAAGTTCGGCGACGACCGCCGCTCCAAGCTGGTGCCCTTCGACGGTGACATGTCCATCGAGGACCTGATCGCCGAGGAGGACATCGTCGTCACCATCACGCGTGGCGGCTATGTGAAGCGGACGAAGACCGAGGACTACCGCTCGCAGAAGCGCGGCGGCAAGGGCGTGCGCGGTACGAAGCTGAAGCAGGACGACATCGTCGACCACTTCTTCGTCTCCACGACCCACCACTGGCTGCTCTTCTTCACCAACAAGGGCCGGGTCTACCGGGCCAAGGCGTACGAGCTTCCGGACGCCGGCCGGGACGCGCGCGGCCAGCACGTCGCCAACCTGCTGGCCTTCCAGCCGGACGAGCAGATCGCGGAGATCCTGGCGATCCGCGACTACGAGGCCGCGCCGTACCTGGTGCTCGCCACCAAGGGCGGTCTCGTGAAGAAGACCGCGCTGAAGGACTACGACTCGCCGCGTTCCGGTGGTGTCATCGCGATCAACCTCCGGGAGACCGAGGACGGCAGCGACGACGAGCTGATCGGCGCCGAGCTGGTGTCGGCGGAGGACGATCTGCTGCTCATCAGCAAGAAGGCGCAGTCGATCCGGTTCACCGCGACGGACGACGCGCTTCGTCCGATGGGACGAGCGACGTCCGGCGTCAAGGGGATGAGTTTCCGCGACGGCGACGAACTGCTCTCGATGAATGTCGTCCGGCCGGGTACGTTCGTCTTCACCGCCACCGACGGTGGGTACGCGAAGCGGACCAACGTCGACGAGTACCGCGTCCAGGGTCGCGGTGGCCTCGGTATCAAGGCCGCCAAGATCGTGGAGGACCGCGGCTCGCTCGTGGGTGCGCTGGTGGTCGAGGAGACGGACGAGATCCTCGCCATCACGCTGTCCGGCGGTGTGATTCGTACGCGAGTCAACGAAGTCAGGGAGACCGGCCGTGACACCATGGGCGTCCAGCTGATCAACCTGGGCAAGCGCGATGCCGTCGTCGGCATCGCACGGAACGCCGAGGCGGGCAGCGAGGCCGAAGAGGTCGAAGCTGCCGCGGACGGCGATGGCGTCGAGGCCGCGACCGCGGTCGAGGCAGCCGAGGGCACCCAGCCCTCGGCCGGGGAGCACGAGGAGTAG
- a CDS encoding DUF3566 domain-containing protein — protein sequence MTDTRGPKPSYETYNGPLPGERAGAQQPSGPYHPPQAYGAQAPAAGTGGQNTGAVRRPRTGARTTPRTRKARLRVAKADPWSVMKVSFLLSIALGVCTVVAASVLWMVMDAMGVFSTVGGTISEATGSNESNGFDLQSFLSLPRVLMFTSVIAVIDVVLMTALATLGAFIYNLSAGFVGGVELTLAEDE from the coding sequence GTGACGGACACCCGAGGGCCCAAGCCCTCGTACGAGACGTACAACGGGCCGCTGCCCGGCGAACGCGCGGGAGCGCAGCAGCCGAGCGGGCCCTACCACCCGCCGCAGGCGTACGGCGCTCAGGCGCCGGCCGCCGGCACGGGTGGCCAGAACACCGGCGCGGTGCGCCGTCCGCGCACAGGGGCCCGCACCACGCCCCGTACGCGCAAGGCACGGCTGCGGGTGGCCAAGGCCGACCCGTGGTCGGTCATGAAGGTGAGCTTCCTGCTCTCCATCGCGCTGGGTGTCTGTACGGTCGTGGCCGCCTCGGTGCTGTGGATGGTCATGGACGCCATGGGCGTCTTCTCGACCGTCGGCGGCACGATCAGCGAGGCGACGGGCTCGAACGAGTCCAACGGCTTCGACCTGCAGTCGTTCCTCTCGCTGCCGCGGGTGCTCATGTTCACCTCGGTGATTGCCGTGATCGACGTGGTCCTGATGACCGCGCTGGCGACCCTCGGGGCGTTCATCTACAACCTGTCCGCCGGTTTCGTGGGCGGCGTGGAGCTGACGCTGGCCGAGGACGAGTAG